In the genome of Anguilla anguilla isolate fAngAng1 chromosome 15, fAngAng1.pri, whole genome shotgun sequence, the window AGGGGGGAAAAACAGTTATCAAACGATAACATGAAATACAGTGAAGTAGTAAAAACAGAATGTTGTCCAGGCCAGTGGGAGGGCACTGATTATACTCAGCTAACCATGCAAGGGAACAGCGGGACCAGGACTGCGGCAGGAACATACCGCAGTCTGGGAAAAAGCTGAATCGGCCAATGAAAACGGAGCGTTCTCAGCGCACAGAAAACCTGGTGAGAGACAGGAGATGGACCTTATTGCACAGTGCTGGGCGTCGGCCCGGCTACATCTGCTGGGTGGAGTTGCCGTTCCAGGTGTTGTTCTCGTCCTCGCTGTCTTCCTGAGTCCTTAGCCTGTAGATTTTCCCGTCTTTTTTGAAGTCCTCAGGCCGCTTCTCCAGAACCCGCTTACGGATAAActctctgaggaagaggaacgTTGAAAagcaggcaaaataaaaaataaaaaaggggttttaagttctcttttttaaaaaaaaaatgcaatttgcgTCAAGTCAAACAGAAATAGTCAAGAAGACAGGCACATCTcctcacatgcgcacatactGCGATTAAAAAAAGTCATTCAATCTGATGAAATCTACGGGCAAATGCAGCATATTTTTTACTAAGTGCAAACAGGAGAACAGATCAAGAGAACTCTCAATGACTTTCCCCTCATTTCCTGCacattctcttctgtttttactATTAATGAGTAATTAAGACACCACAACCGATTGCCATACGGAAACATTAAATTCCAATAAATTctctaataaatattttaattttttttctttagaccTATTCACTTCCATTACCACAACCAGGGAGGGTGACCCATATCTTTGGTCTCAGTACTTCTTCCACTATGGAAAGAGATGCGTTTTTGATAATGAGTTCCATCGTTAAGTGAGAACGTCTACTTGACGGCTTGACTCAAGGGACCCACCTGTTTGGTTGGCTGGACGAGGCAGAGGCGGGGCCAGGTCTctggggcggggccctgggggcggggccagtgggCGGAGggctgcagaagaggaagcCGCTGATGAACCTCCAAACCGCCAGCAGGGGGTAGAAGACGGTCCCCAGCACCACCCAGAAGCCCCCGCCTGAGGACTGCACCACAGTGTTGGTCGGTCGTCCCGTCTGCTGCAGAACCATGGAAacggtaaaaataaaaatccacagtCTAAGATATTTCAAGATTATGATTACAACTATAAAAATGACATACAACAGAATAAAAGGCCATTACTATGGTGGGATATTCTCAAGAGAGACACTGAAAGCCAGGGTAGTGGAAGTACATTTGTGTAGCAGCAAAGAGCCTTCATCAGAAACCCGCTAGCCTtccgaaaacacaaaaacactgacCAAGACGATGACAATCTCCTCACTCAGCTCCCAAACCCAGCAGCCATAGCTGCTGTTCtcggtgcattctgggatttgtAGTGCTAACgcgtgttagcgttagcgtcgGCAGGCGCCTCAGCTCTCACTCACAGGCAGCAGCACGACGGACGCGCTCGGAGcgagctccagctccagcagcgTCTTGTCCAGGTCCTGTCCGGTGAACTCTCTCCTGGGGAACATGGTGGCCAGAGAGAAATTTCCGTAGCGGTTGCCTACTTCCTGCACGGGGGGATAAATGACGATATGAATCGCCGGTAAGAAAGGATTCATTGGGTAAGGTCCTGGAAGAGACATTAGGCAACCAGAAAGGACCCCCTCTGCTGTATGGATGCATTGTAACAATACACTGCGAACAAACGGCAGCCAAGGACTGAGTTGTGCAGTCCTTGGAGAGGTACTGCAATAGCTGACATCCACTGACAGCCACACCAAGTCTCAGGACCTTATCCAAGCATGTTTAAAGAGCTATACGTCAGCACAATGTTCGTGAAACTTTTCTAAAATCaaaaaggtctttttttttttgccaaactgGGTAGCTGACCCGACCCACCCGAGCGGCGAAGTCTCGGGCGTCCTGCAGCCGGGCCTCGGAGGGAAACTGGTTGGTGAAGAAGGAGCCGTCCGGCAGACGGAACTGTATCCTGGCAACGGCACTGGGGAGGGAAACACAAGCTGCACTGAGAGGAGAAACGCAAAGCCGCTACATCACCCGCCATCCCGTTCAATCACACCTCACCACATCACACCAAACCACATCCCATCACATCCCATCACACCGCATCACACTCCATCCCATTCAATCACACCTCACCACACCAAACCACATcccatcacatcacatcacaccacATCCCATCCCAGCCCATCACACCACAtcccattacatcacatcacaccacatcccatcccatcccatcccagcccagcccatcacaccacatcacaccacatcacatcacatcacatcacatcacatcacatcacatcacatcacatcacatcacatcacatccaaCTGTTAAGGCACCAGGTCAAGGGGGAGCCTAATCACTTAAGTGAATACCGTAGTTTTtccatactgtacacatgcagTTTCTAATCTGGAATAGACAGTCTAATGCCTATGGGATGACTGAAGCACAACAGCACTGTTGTTTGTGTGATGAGACAGACAGTGTGGACTCGGTTTGGCTGTGTGGGGATGTGGTAGAGTCTGGTTTGGTCCTGTGGCGTGTGGTGTGGTATAGTGTGACAGTTTGGTGAGCGgcctgcacctcctctctctgtgcagcgCCTCCTTCCTGGCCTCCATCTCTGCTTGCCGGGCCTGCAGCGCCGCGGCCTTGGCCGCGTCCACCTCCTCCTGGTTTTTGGCGTAGCGGGCCGCCCGATCGGCCCggtcctgtgggggggggggggggggggggggggggggggagagacaccGGAGTCGCCGTTCACTCGCTACTATCGGCACGGCACACAGCCCAGGCTGCTGCAGCGCCCTCTGCTGCTCGGGGTTTACACTGCAGCCAGAGTGCGCCCTCTGCTGCTCAGGGTGTACACTGCAGTCAGACTGTGCCCTCTGCTGCTCAGGGTTTACACTGCAGTCAGACTGCACCCTCTGCTGCTCAGGGTGTACACTGCAGCCAGAGTGCGCCCTCTGCTGCTCAGGGTGTACACTGCAGCCAGACTGCACCCTCTGCTGCTCAGGGTGTACACTGCAGCCAGAGTGCGTCCTCTGCTGCTCAGGGTGTACACTGCAGCCAGACTGCGCCCTCTGCTGCTCGGGGTTTACACTGCAGCCAGACTGCGCCCTCTGCTGCTCGGGGTTTACACTGCAGCCAGACTGCGCCCTCTGCTGCTCGGGGTTTAAACTGCAGACAGAGGGTTTACACTCGCCTGTACCTGAGCTCCAAAGCCCTTTCAGGTTCCTGCAGTGTCCCACTCGCCCAAATTCACCAACCCATTCATACTTTTCCATAGGCTACAGAGCAGGTGTCATTAATTAACCATTAATACTGtgacccccccactcccatcactctttctctctgtctgtctgtctctctctctctctctctcgtcagCTCCCCCACTCCGCAGCACTGCCAGCGCCACGGACAGCAGCGTGCTCACCAGAGCGATCTGCTGCTTGACGCGATCCCGCGCCGCCCTCTCCTCCGccttctctctgttcctctcctccagcatgCGCTTGGTCCGATCCCCATCCTGCTGCCGTCTGTAGTCCAGCATCTCCTTCCCCTGCCTCCTGCGATCCATCTCCTTCCTTATCTCCTGCTGCTCACAAACACCGGTGATGTCATTGCGTACGAACGGCCAAATGTATGGTCGGGGAAAACCTAGCTCAAATCTGTCTGCGGTGTGCCCCAGAAATAAGGCCTCTTAAGTCTGTCTGATGCATGCATCTGAAATAACACCCCTCCCGTCACAGTGCTTTCTTCAGGATCGAAACAAGGCTGGACAATACCAAACCAGCATATGTGAAGCCCAGAACCAATAACACTGGCATCTCgctaaaaatgagaagaaataCGTCAATGTTTTATAACTTACAGTTGCTTATCAAACAATCTCAAAATTGTCTTGGATTCAAGGATTACTTTAACATCACTATATATACCCATTTCCCCCCCTCTACCATCACTACTTCAGATCACACTTATTTGCTACATGTATACTGACAGATGTGATCCACCAGCCTTGGACGTCAGTACAGAGTTCATGTAGGATCACTATATGTCAAATACACTCTGGCCTGTcttcaataaaatggtttcctggattattttgttccaaccatcCATTCATCACTGTGTATTGCCTGTAATATAGGTGTGATATGCAAGCCCCAGTTGTTTGTATGCAGCCCATGTACAATCACTCTGTCGTCTTCACTAGAATATCgatcataaataaaattttaaaaaagtcctGCAGAGCTGCAGCGTCTCTTGCGCTGcctgcaatgcattctgggagtgcagtacctcctcttctcctttttttctgcgTTCTCGtctctcctccagcttcttTGTTAGCCTGCGTGAGAAAGTTTCACGTGAACACGCTGCTCACAGAGACAGGCTCTGAGCCTGCAGTATGGCAATGTAAAACTCACCCCCGTCTCACCACGACTCACCCCTGCTTCTCCATGACTCACCTCTCCACCTTAGCATGAAAACTCATCCCCGCCTCATCACTAATTGCCATCGAAACTCATCCCTGGTTCTTCATGACTCACCTCTCTACCTGGACATCAAAACTCACCCCTGCTTTCCCTAAACTCACCTCTCCTCATCGAAACTCATCCCTGCTTCTCCATGACTCACCTAGGCATGAAAACTCACCCCCGCTTCTCCATGACTCACCCCCTGCTTCGCTATGACTCACCTCTCCACCTTGGCATCCACGCCCTCGTCGGGCTGGGAGCTGAGCGACAGGTCATCTGACGACAGGCTCCTGTCCTCGGCCGGGGTCACGTAACCTGAGGCTCCGCCCTCCTCTGCGGGCCTGGAGAGCGACTctaggcgggggggggggagaaggggaggggcttacagGTCCCGCCTGGCGTCACCCATTCAACCTAACACCCCCCAGTGACGGTGCTCTCATTTTGTGTTTGGTGATGCACCCATAACAATGCAGAGGTGATTCAACAGAAACCAGTGCTCAACAAACCGTTCAAACAATACTGGCAAAGCCAGATTTTACAACTAGCCTTCCAAAGCAGGAGTTGCTGCAGTAAGAAAGAACAGCTTTGGCGCTTCTTCCCCTCTCCAGCCCGACTAACTCACCTTTGGATGGGGCGGGTGTAGCGGCGTTCTCTGAGGCGGTGCTGGGTGGTACTGTGCTGGTGGGCTGGCTGTTGGCTGGTGGGGAGGCCGGCTCAGTGACTGGCTCTGGGCCAATAGAAGGTGGTGGGGATGTGTCCATGTGCTCTCCATCCTGACTCAAGACCCTGTCTGAGACCTCCGCCTCTTGTGCGTGCATCTACCCAACGCACAGAGAACACAACACATGATAAAGACTTCCCTTCACCGCATCAAAACATTTATCGTCTGGTGCAGCAGATACATTCATTCGCTTCCTGCTCAGCACCTTCATAGATCTTTGGATGAGCTGAAAGAATGAAAGCTACCCAACACAGATACAAActtgttgtgtgtgagtgtgtcacaCATTAGTTGAAATTTCCTTATCAATGCCTTGGTGTTCCCACTAGGTAGCTGTACACAATGCGACtaaatgacattatttttctgtcaCTTAGCAGACTgtcttatccaaagtgacgtacagagatgtttaaacaaaacttccactgaataaaaacattaacacaaatgcagaaaatgGTGAATAGGTcccattttgaaaattatttttttcagtttgctttaCTTTTTCAACACAATTTGGGATTGGAGGCCGTCTGGCTCAAAAAATCTCCCTTCTCGAAGGGCACTGTTCTCAGTATCCAACGGTTTTATTGGCCCTTGATTTACATTAATGCATTTACACTGAACTGCCTCTGTTTCAGACAAATCAACTACTATGAAAATGCCTGGGTATTGAAAAGAGCGAAAGCAATGGCCCCAGTAAAATGGGAAAATGCAAATAACAGCGAAGGCTCCCTTGGACGAGATGGCAGAATAGCTGCGATCTGATCTCACCTGCTTGACCTTGTCGATCCGCTTCATGAGTTCTTCAGCTGAGAGACTGCCAGCAATCACCTCCAAGGGAATGCCATTTTCTCCTATGAAGAAACTGGAGGGGATGCAGACTACGGGATCTTTCAGAGAGCATCAAGGAAAGGACCAATGGGACAGCACTTAGGGGCAAAGAGtggggatttatttttaaacacagcgGAAGAGGTTAATATGGTAATATACTTTACACCCTTGGTGATGACAGTAGCAAACCCCACTTCCTCTTATTATATCAGAGGCTATTTTATAATGGCTATTACTTCATTTTATTACTGTACTCCAGTTcaagacccctgcaactcattcagaatgctgcagctcgtctggtcttcaacctccccagacattcccacgtcactcccctgctcactaccctccactggctgcctgttatagctcgcatcaattttaaaacattggtcctagcataccaggcagtcaagggatcagccccagcatacctccacaagatattcaaaccctacatgccagccagacccctccgttctgctacctcaggacgccgggcacctccccctcttcgcacctgcacttccagaacacgtctcctgtctgttctggccccacgatggtggaatgacctccccgtggaggtcagaacagctgagacactgacccatttcaagcgacgactgaagactcacctcttcgggctgcacctctccccatccctccatacctccctgtaatctcttaaatgactgtaaatttagggttgtaactagggagctgttttgtaggtgacttagttaatgcacctgtcctaactactgcttgtatttttttccatagactgcgttgttgatgttctcgttgtgttaatgttaatcagtttaaccctcagggtccaagttgaactatgcggttggaccggtacttctctctaggggtttcgtcctacttgttcctggttatggttatacactttgttgtacgtcgctctggataagagcgtctgccaaatgcctataatgtaatgtaatgtaatatttgttcAAAAAGGATACAGATTTGAGAAAACTGAACACAGGTTTCActgcaagataaaaaaaaggaaaagaacgattaaaatgtaatgtaacgcgTCACGAAATCTATTCGCTACCTCAGTAGTATTTCTAGTAGCTCACAAGCTCGACAAACAATAACATAATATTGGTTGTACTGTTGTCTTCTAAATTAGTATTTACggaaaatcatatttaaacagCACACACCTTTCCGCATCTATCTTAATTGCGACAAAGCAGCGTTCTGTGGCCTGAGCAACTCTGTCATCCTCCCAACTGGACATCACCTGTGTAGACTGCTCATCGTCTCCTGAAAGAGAACCCAGTTAATTTCAGTGCCCAGGCAACACTGGAACGTAAGAGAAACGGCATGAAAATGCCAGACCATGCGATCTCTCCATCAGGTCCAGTCATCTTACGCATTTTCCCCGCCCGTAGCAATTGTTGCCATAAGAAGGTGACatttaacaatataaaatatgtcatgTTCTAATTTATCATGTGTATAGAAGCTAGCGCGTAAGCTACCATTCTGCTGTTACAAACGTTATCTTAGTTTTTGACTTAGCTAGTTAATCTGTTgatattttacacaaaaagGTTTTTAAGGTGAACAGTTAGCTACCCACGTCACATTTTAATGTTCATTGCACAGTTCATGAAATACTGTGATTCCTAACGTTAGCCTATTGGCTTTTTTAGAAGACAACTAGCACGCTAGTTAGCTACGTCTAAACACAATGACAGAGCTTATTTCTCCAAGCTCatcagctaactagctagctaggcCCTGTCTGTAGTCTATGCTGACAAGAACTTGTTAACCGCTTTGCGAACAGCTACCTGTAATAACGACGACGAAGATGGAGTTCGCCTGTTTGGCTGAGACGATGGCAGCGGGGATCGAGCCATCAAACCAGAGcatttttgctaaattataCGTATCAATCCCCCACTCGCTGTTGTAGTCCTTGCTCACATCAGACTCGCATAAACATTCGCTGTCATGCAACAAGATTGTACGGATGCAAAGTGTACAGGGAATTGTAGTCCATATGATTTCGACGAGCGCTATGGTAGCTGTAGTTCATTTAATGCTGCGTTGTCGTGTAGtaggggtctgctggttttgttgTTCCTAGGCacttaattaagcaattaaagtAGTAGATTTCACAGTCAGTTCCCTTCTCCTGGTTACTTGGGTCTGGAAAGCTTGTGGCTCACGATCGAATTACGGATCTTAAAAGACCTAGAATGTCTTTCTTTGTAAATTTcactggaccgcaacagcggggccagccctacaaacgcgaatgtctgtgactgactgaatcACTGAGTGAGTTATgacgtcacaccattggtcggccggtccagccatatactaggttttaacttGGTCTTGttaattgacatttttattttcacttataCACAAAGTATAAGTAATTACTACTAGTAAGGCTATGCCCAGCATTTACGACTAAGCCCAGCATTTACCACAAAATGAGATCGTAGCTCATTTTAACAAGTAATTTAtcaatgaaatatataaaattagaGAAGATGAAACCATTAAATTGTTTCGTAAGTGCACTTACTGTTAAATTATGACacgttttattttataagcCATACATTAtcatgatttgatttatttacaaacatttgTGCCTGCAGGTAATACCATATCAAAAtcaattttgaaaattaaaaaaaaaaatcaaaccacaTTAAAGGCATCAGTACAGATTTTACTCACTGTAtgccaaaaaaacaaccaatagGTGGCGCCCTTTGACTGCAATGTTCTCATTAGGATAGCTTGTTATGACCGGTCTATGAACATTCCGCCCTGCGCTTGTCCATAGTTTCAGTTGTTATTTGTATGTAGATGATGTCATGTAGTATGGGCTATGTTTGCAGTCCCAGCCTACTTACAGTAGACCTATGCAACATTCTTATATGACATTCTTTATATGGGGATGAAGTAGGGTGGAATATATGTATAAGGGCTCAAATATGGATCAAAGATGGATAAAATAGAACATTAAACAAATTAACTTCATAAACAACAGGAAATAATTAGCAATTTATATGAAGAATTTAATGATTTACCAGATATTCACGATTTATTGTGCACACGTCAAGCTATGTTTCTGTTGTtgatgcgtgagtgtgtgtagctTTATATTATTGTAAGATTGATCCAGACCAATCTTGTTGGTTCATAGCCTCCATACCTTTCAGTCAGGCACCATTTAAGGCACCTGTTTAGGGAACTGACCAACAGACTGGGATGTAGCATTTGGCCATGCTTGCTGCCAGTGTCTGGAGTTTACGCACCGTGCCGATTATTTTGGAGGATGTGAGGTGTTCCTCAGCACATATCCCCTCTGTCACCTTCAGAAAAGGTCTTAgaactgacacacaaacacacattaaacaagGCCAATTCAGAATTATACAATTACACAAAACCCTCACAGAAGCCTAAAGTCTAAAGGCCACACACTCTATTtattcaaaaaatctaaatggagATCGTCATCGTCGTGTTTAaataaagccgcgtttccaccgcaggaactataccccggaactaggaaccttttgaggaactcagtgcgtttccaccgcaggaactagggtctaaatttagttctgggggctttgttttaccccccaaaacgttcctgctcggggggtagtactttccgaaagtacaggaaccttttgggtggagcttgcagcgctgaacatttctgattggtcgagtactcgtagcatttgtgttgtatttattttccgccattacccgccatgtttgaaaatatgcagcggcaaaccaatttattttcataataacttcaaatcaaacttgtatgttatgcggcgcagtagcctacttttggttatagcctgtcaacgtcttggaattataacgtgtgctcttctgttcttttcttgctttagtattcgtttatatataaaatgctaagcattcgtgctgggacagcatattagcTACGTAGGCtgccaaaacattcaaaccgattaattcggttgctgaatattttcttccggattttctttgttagcccgttgtaattgactcaaaacgtttgatacagttatgtgaggtatgcggtagttctgcataattaacattggtgatacagtacaagcaaactggaaatcaccttccgcactttttatccgggtaaaataacaggttaattctagtaatcttccctttagctttttcagactgcggtaattttactcaattttactgccatttttcaattccacgaaaagaccaggaagactatggactcatttatggtgcatggttcgcatctggagggcacacttcgctgctcggctagcagtaacttcgaaggaaagcaaacggtggctgtaccactactaatttacattttcacgcaagtccgagttttcgttctattcttgtcattttgcgattagcctatatggaattgacgacgagaaagtaataaaacagcaaattgtttacaccgtgtgcatgttttctgctgttaatgaatgtgtttgagaggatatatgaaaatcaataaatacaaaagtaaccatatatagtcattgttggtaacccgttgtatataagtggaataaacccctccgggctgtcccggttattagaaaataatgtaggctacttcggtagtagtatggggttacagaag includes:
- the LOC118214577 gene encoding UBX domain-containing protein 4-like isoform X2, whose amino-acid sequence is MLWFDGSIPAAIVSAKQANSIFVVVITGDDEQSTQVMSSWEDDRVAQATERCFVAIKIDAESETCVQFSQIYPVVCIPSSFFIGENGIPLEVIAGSLSAEELMKRIDKVKQMHAQEAEVSDRVLSQDGEHMDTSPPPSIGPEPVTEPASPPANSQPTSTVPPSTASENAATPAPSKESLSRPAEEGGASGYVTPAEDRSLSSDDLSLSSQPDEGVDAKVERLTKKLEERRERRKKGEEEQEIRKEMDRRRQGKEMLDYRRQQDGDRTKRMLEERNREKAEERAARDRVKQQIALDRADRAARYAKNQEEVDAAKAAALQARQAEMEARKEALHRERSAVARIQFRLPDGSFFTNQFPSEARLQDARDFAAREVGNRYGNFSLATMFPRREFTGQDLDKTLLELELAPSASVVLLPTGRPTNTVVQSSGGGFWVVLGTVFYPLLAVWRFISGFLFCSPPPTGPAPRAPPQRPGPASASSSQPNREFIRKRVLEKRPEDFKKDGKIYRLRTQEDSEDENNTWNGNSTQQM
- the LOC118214577 gene encoding UBX domain-containing protein 4-like isoform X1, whose product is MLWFDGSIPAAIVSAKQANSIFVVVITGDDEQSTQVMSSWEDDRVAQATERCFVAIKIDAESETCVQFSQIYPVVCIPSSFFIGENGIPLEVIAGSLSAEELMKRIDKVKQMHAQEAEVSDRVLSQDGEHMDTSPPPSIGPEPVTEPASPPANSQPTSTVPPSTASENAATPAPSKESLSRPAEEGGASGYVTPAEDRSLSSDDLSLSSQPDEGVDAKVERLTKKLEERRERRKKGEEEQEIRKEMDRRRQGKEMLDYRRQQDGDRTKRMLEERNREKAEERAARDRVKQQIALDRADRAARYAKNQEEVDAAKAAALQARQAEMEARKEALHRERSAVARIQFRLPDGSFFTNQFPSEARLQDARDFAAREVGNRYGNFSLATMFPRREFTGQDLDKTLLELELAPSASVVLLPQTGRPTNTVVQSSGGGFWVVLGTVFYPLLAVWRFISGFLFCSPPPTGPAPRAPPQRPGPASASSSQPNREFIRKRVLEKRPEDFKKDGKIYRLRTQEDSEDENNTWNGNSTQQM